From Humisphaera borealis, the proteins below share one genomic window:
- a CDS encoding NAD-dependent epimerase/dehydratase family protein, with translation MKLLITGANGFLGKYVVAEALRRGHSVRAMVRSPKDADKNGWTGHPQIEAVQGDLRKRRELPDVIRGCDAVLHLAAAKAGDMYAQYGGTVVATENLLWAMEQANVTRIVSISSFSVYDYMAISYFSTVDEMSPVEKDAFDRDEYAHTKLVQERLVRMWCTERNWTFTILRPGVIFGRDNLWSARMGMKGGKAWIRIGAWAHLPLTYVENCAEAIVAAAEAEGAKNQILNVVDDETPTQRKYVKLLAKRQKRRPWIVPVPYSLMWAIAGGGQLFNKWFCGGGAKIPGLFVPCRLAARAKPLKYTNQGIKNTMGWKPRFNLKESLDRSLSEVDAGLAEVKSR, from the coding sequence ATGAAGCTCCTCATCACCGGTGCCAACGGATTCCTGGGCAAGTACGTCGTGGCCGAAGCGCTGCGACGCGGGCATTCGGTGCGCGCGATGGTCCGTTCGCCCAAAGACGCCGACAAGAACGGCTGGACCGGCCACCCGCAGATCGAAGCCGTGCAGGGTGACCTGCGGAAGCGCAGGGAATTGCCCGATGTCATTCGCGGCTGCGACGCCGTGCTTCACCTTGCGGCCGCCAAGGCCGGCGACATGTACGCCCAGTACGGCGGCACCGTCGTCGCGACGGAAAACCTGCTCTGGGCCATGGAGCAGGCCAACGTCACCCGCATCGTGTCGATCAGCTCGTTCAGCGTCTACGACTACATGGCGATCTCATACTTCTCCACGGTCGACGAGATGTCGCCGGTGGAGAAGGACGCCTTTGATCGCGACGAATACGCGCACACCAAGCTCGTTCAGGAACGGCTCGTCCGCATGTGGTGTACGGAGCGGAACTGGACGTTCACCATCCTTCGCCCCGGCGTCATCTTCGGCCGCGACAACCTCTGGTCGGCCCGGATGGGTATGAAAGGTGGCAAGGCGTGGATTCGCATCGGCGCCTGGGCCCACCTGCCGCTGACATACGTCGAAAACTGTGCCGAGGCGATCGTCGCCGCCGCCGAGGCCGAAGGGGCGAAGAACCAGATCCTCAACGTCGTCGACGACGAAACGCCGACGCAACGGAAATACGTCAAGCTGCTCGCCAAGCGGCAGAAGCGCCGGCCATGGATCGTGCCGGTGCCCTACAGCCTGATGTGGGCGATCGCCGGCGGCGGACAACTGTTCAACAAGTGGTTCTGCGGCGGCGGCGCGAAAATCCCCGGCTTGTTCGTCCCCTGCCGCCTTGCCGCCCGTGCCAAGCCGCTGAAGTACACGAACCAGGGCATCAAGAACACGATGGGCTGGAAACCGCGGTTCAATTTGAAGGAATCGCTGGATCGGAGTTTGTCGGAAGTGGATGCGGGACTGGCGGAGGTTAAGTCTCGGTGA
- a CDS encoding Gfo/Idh/MocA family protein, with protein MTSGKKLRAAVIGTGKISEEHLKYLKSDPQVDLIGVCDLSPSLAKYAATRFGAAEAFTDSGVMLRTAKPDVVHVLTPPHTHVGIVTDALSHGAHVVCEKPIAPQRQQFLDLWTMAQAKGLRLVEDHNYRFNEPILAIEKLMNDGKLGAPREVEVRMALQIRGAGRYADTSMPHPSHNLPAGVLHEFISHLCYLALRFIPGDVDRIAAGWSKHGTEPLFKFDDLDALVMAGVVHGRIRFTTHAAPDTFMVTVRGEKGWAETDLFQPYLRVTIPRKGGAQLSPLINHYLNGKMFKRAAVRGFRNKIMQHTPYEGLKTFLGRTYEAFRTGGEPPVTYNDMDRASRLIDALLDEKNRV; from the coding sequence GTGACTTCCGGAAAGAAATTGCGCGCCGCCGTCATCGGCACCGGCAAGATTTCCGAAGAGCACCTGAAGTACCTCAAGTCCGATCCGCAGGTGGATCTGATCGGCGTCTGCGACTTGTCGCCGTCGCTCGCGAAGTACGCCGCGACGCGATTCGGGGCGGCCGAAGCGTTTACCGACTCCGGCGTCATGCTCCGCACCGCCAAGCCGGACGTCGTACACGTTCTGACGCCGCCGCACACGCATGTCGGCATCGTGACGGATGCCTTGTCGCACGGTGCCCACGTTGTCTGCGAGAAGCCGATCGCCCCGCAGCGGCAGCAGTTCCTCGATCTCTGGACCATGGCCCAGGCCAAGGGCCTGCGTCTGGTTGAAGATCACAACTACCGGTTCAACGAGCCGATCCTCGCGATCGAAAAACTCATGAACGACGGCAAGCTCGGCGCACCGCGCGAGGTGGAAGTGCGGATGGCCCTGCAGATTCGCGGTGCCGGCCGGTACGCCGACACCAGCATGCCACACCCCAGCCATAACCTGCCGGCCGGTGTGTTACACGAGTTCATCTCGCACCTGTGCTATCTCGCCCTGCGGTTCATCCCGGGTGACGTCGACCGCATCGCCGCCGGCTGGAGCAAGCACGGCACCGAACCGCTGTTCAAGTTCGACGACCTGGACGCGCTGGTGATGGCCGGCGTCGTTCATGGCCGCATCCGGTTCACCACGCATGCCGCCCCCGACACGTTCATGGTCACCGTTCGCGGCGAGAAAGGCTGGGCGGAGACGGACCTGTTCCAGCCCTACCTCCGGGTGACGATCCCGCGGAAGGGCGGCGCGCAGCTTTCGCCACTGATTAACCATTACCTGAACGGAAAGATGTTCAAGCGGGCGGCGGTGCGAGGCTTCCGGAATAAGATCATGCAGCACACGCCGTACGAAGGCTTGAAGACCTTCCTCGGCCGAACGTATGAGGCGTTCCGCACCGGCGGCGAACCGCCGGTGACTTACAACGACATGGATCGCGCCAGCCGATTGATTGACGCATTGTTGGACGAGAAGAATCGGGTGTGA
- a CDS encoding serine O-acetyltransferase: MPDPDYQADLARYPRRPFFKEQSIWAICVYRFGRRVDRRSPGIFRKLAEKRYWLYYRIVETLTGISIPKSVEIGPGLKIHHFGNIFIHKDVKIGANCVLRQGVTIGNRVPDGPTPVLEDDVELGAYAQVLGGIRVGKGARIGAMSVVLQDVPPGATAVGIPARIISK; this comes from the coding sequence ATGCCCGACCCCGACTACCAAGCCGACCTCGCCAGGTACCCACGCCGACCGTTCTTCAAGGAACAGTCGATCTGGGCGATCTGCGTCTACCGTTTCGGCAGGCGGGTCGACCGCCGCTCACCGGGCATTTTCCGCAAGCTCGCCGAGAAGCGCTACTGGCTCTACTACCGCATCGTCGAGACGCTGACCGGCATCAGCATTCCCAAGAGCGTCGAGATCGGGCCAGGCCTGAAGATTCACCACTTCGGCAACATCTTCATTCACAAGGATGTGAAGATCGGTGCCAACTGCGTCCTGCGGCAAGGCGTGACCATTGGCAACCGCGTTCCCGACGGGCCGACGCCGGTGCTGGAGGATGATGTCGAACTCGGCGCGTATGCCCAGGTGCTCGGCGGCATACGCGTCGGTAAGGGCGCTCGCATTGGCGCCATGAGTGTGGTGCTTCAGGATGTCCCGCCCGGCGCAACAGCCGTCGGCATTCCCGCGCGAATCATCTCCAAGTAG
- a CDS encoding glycosyltransferase, whose translation MPQIGIIAIGRNEGERLRKCLTSIVGRGWPVIYVDSASTDGSPAIAREMGAEVVDLDMSIPFSAARARNEGMAKLLAVAPDVTCVQMVDGDCEVVAGWIERAKAELDANPKIAVVCGRRRERFPEASIYNRIADVEWNSPIGEARSCGGDAMFRVSAFQEAGGYDNSVVAGEEPELCQRLREKGWKVFRIDAEMTIHDSAMTRFAQWWKRSVRSGYGAMDVATRFRKGKDGLFVKQVKSANAWSANFMMAFLVLTVGLPLSEILSGWTAETPKKMLLRSVFGAVGVLVVYGLLAGVQSIRIARGVRRRAPDMKTAFAYGVLTMIGKWANWKGHMQYLRDRKSGKLTRMIDYKSAGTVAQAPRP comes from the coding sequence ATGCCCCAGATCGGAATCATCGCCATCGGCCGCAACGAAGGTGAACGCCTTCGCAAGTGCCTCACATCCATCGTCGGCCGCGGCTGGCCGGTGATCTACGTCGACTCGGCGAGCACAGATGGCTCTCCCGCCATCGCCCGTGAGATGGGCGCGGAAGTGGTCGATCTCGACATGTCGATCCCGTTCTCTGCCGCCCGGGCCCGTAATGAGGGCATGGCGAAACTGCTGGCCGTGGCACCGGACGTGACGTGCGTGCAGATGGTCGACGGCGACTGCGAAGTGGTCGCCGGTTGGATCGAACGAGCCAAGGCCGAGCTCGATGCCAACCCGAAGATCGCCGTCGTCTGCGGCCGCCGACGGGAACGGTTCCCCGAGGCGTCGATCTACAACCGCATCGCCGACGTCGAGTGGAACTCGCCGATTGGTGAAGCCCGAAGCTGTGGCGGCGACGCGATGTTTCGCGTCAGCGCGTTTCAGGAGGCCGGCGGGTACGACAACAGCGTTGTCGCCGGCGAAGAGCCGGAGTTGTGCCAGCGGCTGCGCGAGAAGGGGTGGAAGGTCTTCCGCATCGACGCCGAGATGACGATCCACGATTCGGCAATGACGCGATTTGCCCAGTGGTGGAAACGGTCCGTCCGCAGCGGCTACGGCGCGATGGACGTCGCGACGCGGTTTCGAAAAGGCAAAGACGGTCTGTTTGTGAAGCAGGTGAAGTCGGCGAACGCGTGGTCCGCGAACTTTATGATGGCATTTCTCGTCCTGACGGTGGGCTTGCCGCTGTCAGAGATACTGAGCGGGTGGACCGCAGAGACGCCGAAGAAGATGCTTCTGCGATCGGTTTTCGGAGCCGTCGGCGTCTTAGTCGTGTACGGGCTGCTCGCGGGCGTGCAAAGCATCCGTATCGCCAGAGGCGTCCGCCGTCGTGCCCCTGACATGAAGACGGCATTCGCGTATGGCGTCCTGACGATGATCGGCAAGTGGGCCAACTGGAAGGGACACATGCAATACCTTCGCGACCGCAAATCCGGAAAGTTGACCCGCATGATCGATTACAAATCGGCCGGAACGGTGGCACAGGCACCTCGCCCGTGA
- a CDS encoding serine acetyltransferase, with product MNYNGDTVKEWAGDSQWRCWRADLARFRKHGYSGWFSETFWMLTIYRLQRWTRKSKLGPLLLPLKILLALKRKVLTFFTHINLHPSAEIGPGLLLPHVGLIQIAPKSKIGADCAIHHLVTIGAGAKPGMPIVGDHVQVACHVCILGPVKVGDRAKIGAGAVVVSDIPADATAVGVPAKPLQKKIATTPEHVET from the coding sequence ATGAACTACAACGGCGACACAGTCAAAGAATGGGCCGGTGACAGCCAATGGCGATGCTGGCGCGCCGACCTGGCCCGCTTTCGCAAGCACGGCTACAGCGGCTGGTTTTCCGAAACATTCTGGATGCTAACGATCTACCGCCTGCAGCGGTGGACCCGCAAGTCAAAGCTCGGCCCCCTGCTGCTTCCGCTCAAGATCCTGCTGGCGCTTAAACGCAAGGTGCTGACCTTCTTCACGCACATCAACCTCCACCCTTCGGCCGAGATCGGCCCTGGCTTGCTGCTCCCGCACGTCGGGCTGATCCAGATCGCGCCGAAGTCGAAGATCGGTGCCGACTGCGCCATTCACCACCTGGTGACGATCGGCGCCGGCGCCAAACCCGGCATGCCGATCGTCGGCGACCACGTGCAGGTCGCGTGCCACGTCTGTATCCTCGGCCCCGTCAAGGTTGGCGACCGGGCAAAGATCGGTGCCGGCGCGGTGGTGGTCAGTGACATCCCCGCCGATGCAACCGCTGTCGGCGTACCCGCCAAGCCGCTGCAGAAGAAGATCGCGACCACTCCGGAGCACGTGGAAACGTAG
- a CDS encoding serine O-acetyltransferase, with product MTADLAIPAATPMPGSRNMNPSGLGILALLREDLRTHDGKLFEQGFWAIGVHRFGNWRMGLPKLLRPPFTILYRFMFKWVEWTCGITLPYTVKVGRRVRIWHHGAMILHADSIGDDVHIRQYTTFGVARRDALHQLPIIEDRVDLGCGVAVLGPVRVGHDSTVGANAVVTKDIPPHSVAVGVPAKVIKRKEELEAGS from the coding sequence ATGACTGCCGACCTTGCCATCCCCGCCGCCACGCCAATGCCCGGCTCCCGGAACATGAACCCTTCGGGTCTCGGCATTCTCGCGCTGCTGCGCGAAGACCTGCGCACGCACGACGGCAAACTGTTCGAACAAGGCTTCTGGGCGATTGGAGTGCATCGGTTCGGCAACTGGCGGATGGGACTTCCGAAACTCCTTCGACCTCCCTTTACAATTCTCTACCGTTTCATGTTCAAGTGGGTCGAATGGACCTGCGGCATTACGCTGCCGTACACAGTCAAGGTGGGCCGGCGGGTGCGGATCTGGCATCACGGCGCGATGATTCTGCACGCCGATTCGATCGGCGACGACGTCCACATCCGCCAGTACACGACATTCGGTGTCGCCCGGCGCGACGCGCTGCACCAGTTGCCGATCATCGAAGACCGCGTAGATCTCGGCTGCGGCGTCGCGGTCCTCGGCCCGGTGCGAGTCGGGCACGACTCCACGGTCGGCGCAAACGCTGTCGTGACGAAGGATATTCCGCCGCACAGCGTCGCCGTCGGCGTGCCGGCAAAGGTGATTAAGAGGAAAGAGGAACTTGAAGCTGGGAGCTAG
- a CDS encoding glycosyltransferase family 2 protein translates to MRLLVVILNYRSASLCIDCLKSIAPEIVANPGTSVVVTDAPSGDDSVARIGAAITDNQWGHWCALVPLPKNGGFAYGNNEAIRPALAGDDKPQYVLLLNPDTVVRPGAIGSLLSFMDANPKAGIAGSRLEHPDGQPQRSAFRFHSVLGELEAGLRLGPVSKVLKGRIVAPPVPQGDQPVPTDWVAGASMIIRREVFDAIGLLDDGYFMYFEEVDFCLRAARAGWRCWYVPASRVVHLVGQSSGVTDIKQANKRRPKYWFQSRRRFFVRNHGVIKTAVADLLWMAGFASFRLRRKIQRKPDTDPEKLLGDFARNSVLTGAR, encoded by the coding sequence ATGCGCCTTCTTGTTGTCATTCTCAATTACCGATCGGCGTCGCTCTGCATCGACTGCCTCAAGTCCATTGCGCCTGAGATTGTCGCCAACCCCGGTACCAGCGTCGTCGTCACCGATGCCCCCAGCGGCGACGATTCGGTGGCGAGGATCGGCGCGGCGATCACCGACAACCAGTGGGGTCACTGGTGTGCACTCGTTCCACTGCCCAAGAACGGCGGCTTTGCTTACGGCAACAACGAGGCAATCCGCCCTGCGCTCGCCGGGGATGACAAGCCGCAATATGTTCTTCTGCTGAATCCCGATACCGTCGTGCGACCCGGGGCGATCGGCTCGCTGCTGTCGTTCATGGACGCCAATCCCAAGGCTGGAATCGCCGGCTCGCGACTGGAACATCCGGACGGCCAGCCGCAGCGGTCGGCCTTTCGATTTCATTCGGTCCTCGGCGAGCTCGAAGCCGGCCTGAGACTGGGTCCGGTGTCGAAAGTGCTCAAGGGGCGCATCGTCGCCCCGCCGGTGCCGCAAGGCGATCAGCCGGTACCGACAGACTGGGTCGCCGGCGCGAGCATGATCATCCGCCGGGAAGTATTCGACGCCATCGGCCTGCTCGACGACGGGTACTTTATGTACTTCGAGGAGGTCGACTTCTGCCTCCGCGCGGCGCGCGCCGGCTGGCGTTGCTGGTACGTGCCGGCGTCGCGCGTCGTCCACCTCGTCGGACAGTCGTCAGGTGTGACGGACATCAAGCAAGCCAATAAGCGCCGCCCCAAATACTGGTTCCAAAGCCGGCGGCGGTTCTTCGTCCGGAATCATGGTGTGATAAAGACCGCGGTAGCCGATCTGCTGTGGATGGCCGGGTTTGCGAGTTTTCGATTGCGAAGAAAGATCCAGCGAAAGCCCGATACCGATCCGGAGAAACTGCTCGGCGACTTCGCCCGTAACAGCGTGCTGACAGGGGCGCGGTGA
- a CDS encoding acyltransferase encodes MGIKRLIANRVRKIALRTGRLRGLYIKLCRPMGLEYAEFVKRHGGLNAVGDHCSILPGVVFGDPYLTRLGNNVHFSTCALIGHDGSVAMLNHAYGLKLDSVGKIDIRDNVFIGYNALIMPNVTIGPNAIVAAGAVVTKDVAEGDIVAGVPAKPIGKVEAFVEKLKQKTAELPWIDLINARQGGYDPKLEPELQRRRVAHYFGNGPSEVTRQ; translated from the coding sequence ATGGGTATCAAACGCCTCATCGCCAACCGCGTTCGCAAGATCGCCCTTCGCACCGGGCGTCTGCGCGGGCTGTACATCAAGCTTTGTCGGCCGATGGGCCTGGAGTACGCAGAGTTCGTCAAGCGGCACGGCGGCCTAAATGCGGTCGGGGATCATTGCAGCATTCTGCCGGGCGTGGTGTTCGGCGATCCGTACCTCACCCGGCTGGGCAATAACGTTCACTTCAGCACCTGCGCCCTGATCGGGCATGATGGCTCGGTTGCGATGCTGAATCATGCGTATGGTCTAAAGCTTGATTCGGTCGGCAAGATAGACATCCGTGACAACGTCTTCATCGGGTACAACGCGCTGATCATGCCGAACGTAACGATCGGCCCGAACGCGATCGTCGCCGCCGGCGCTGTGGTTACGAAAGATGTCGCCGAGGGGGACATCGTCGCCGGTGTGCCGGCCAAGCCGATCGGCAAAGTGGAAGCGTTTGTCGAGAAACTGAAACAAAAAACCGCCGAACTGCCCTGGATCGACCTGATCAACGCCCGGCAAGGCGGATACGATCCGAAACTGGAGCCGGAGCTTCAGCGTCGTAGGGTAGCCCATTACTTCGGAAACGGGCCGTCGGAAGTGACTCGTCAATAG
- a CDS encoding glycosyltransferase family 4 protein, producing MRITIFVGRADLCGGQRVIHIYAQKLTERGHQVLVIARPPRKATLRETLRWKLLKKPVPASAQPSESYFDKDKYPRDYEFKFLPEHRPATAADVPDADVVIATWWETAEWVDLFPARKGAKVYFLQHFETFAGPEHQVEATWRLPMHKVCVAQWLVDLAREKFNDPTAELVSNAVDLEQFTAPPRGKQPIPTVGVMYSWVDFKGCDISFKAYEIAKQKVPDLKMVSIGAVDPHPSLPLPDGIEFRFRPPQSEIKNYYGKCDAWLFGSRSEGFGLPILESMSCRTPVIATPAGAAPELVGEGGGILVPMEDPQAMADAILKVVAMRQDEWKSMSDKAFDTAQRHNWDVATDEFEAALKRATKRTDMKVAG from the coding sequence ATGAGAATCACGATCTTCGTCGGACGAGCCGACCTGTGCGGCGGGCAGCGCGTTATTCACATCTACGCGCAGAAGCTCACCGAGCGTGGACACCAGGTACTGGTGATCGCTCGTCCGCCGCGGAAGGCGACCCTGCGTGAGACCCTCCGGTGGAAGCTTCTGAAGAAGCCAGTCCCGGCAAGTGCCCAGCCGAGCGAAAGCTACTTCGACAAGGACAAGTACCCGCGCGACTACGAGTTCAAGTTTCTTCCCGAGCATCGCCCCGCCACCGCGGCGGATGTGCCCGATGCCGATGTCGTCATCGCCACCTGGTGGGAGACGGCCGAATGGGTGGACCTGTTCCCCGCCCGCAAAGGGGCCAAGGTCTACTTTCTTCAGCACTTCGAGACCTTCGCCGGCCCGGAACATCAGGTCGAGGCGACCTGGCGGTTGCCCATGCACAAGGTTTGTGTCGCCCAATGGCTGGTGGACCTGGCGCGCGAGAAGTTCAACGACCCAACCGCAGAACTGGTGAGCAACGCGGTGGACCTCGAACAGTTCACCGCCCCGCCGCGCGGCAAGCAGCCGATACCGACGGTGGGCGTGATGTACTCCTGGGTCGATTTCAAGGGCTGCGACATCAGCTTCAAGGCATACGAAATCGCAAAACAGAAGGTGCCCGACCTGAAAATGGTGAGCATCGGTGCCGTCGATCCGCATCCGAGCCTCCCCCTGCCCGATGGCATCGAGTTCCGGTTCCGTCCGCCGCAGAGCGAAATCAAGAATTACTACGGCAAGTGCGACGCCTGGCTGTTCGGAAGTCGCAGCGAAGGGTTCGGGTTGCCGATCCTGGAGTCGATGTCGTGCCGCACACCGGTGATCGCGACGCCCGCTGGCGCCGCACCTGAACTGGTCGGCGAAGGCGGCGGCATCCTCGTCCCGATGGAAGACCCGCAGGCGATGGCCGATGCCATCCTGAAGGTCGTCGCGATGCGCCAAGACGAGTGGAAGTCCATGAGCGACAAAGCATTCGACACGGCCCAACGACACAACTGGGACGTCGCGACCGATGAGTTCGAGGCCGCACTGAAACGTGCGACTAAAAGAACGGACATGAAGGTCGCCGGATGA
- a CDS encoding acyltransferase family protein: MPASIGHAGTQSASAAHKPKRSLHIPALDGIRGLAILLVLIFHFSQVAYDPAAKGLQSLVQRVMGAGWVGVDLFFVLSGFLITSILCEAVGTKGYFKNFYARRTLRIFPLYFGTLLVAFVILPLVFGRDPAYEHVYKDQWALWLYVQNFIQIDWLAFSHFWSLAVEEHFYLVWPAVLFFCGRRGAMVACVLMIAGALAIRIGRVTMLPSTYINAQMTYLWTICRMDSLAIGSLLALAVNGIAADLSRFRRFAPWVLLASIAGCGAMVAKYGSFSYQPHKLIQAVGYTTVAVGAAALLVLTITAKPGNILTRVFTATSLRFLGKYSYGIYVIHSFLHHWMMHEYPLKRIQQMVGSYWLAYVVYVVTAMLLSIGLALLSWHLYEKHFLKLKKYFEYRAPTMEGFKPNESIVAKT, encoded by the coding sequence ATGCCCGCTTCAATCGGACACGCCGGCACGCAATCCGCTTCCGCTGCGCATAAGCCCAAACGCAGCCTTCACATACCAGCGTTGGACGGCATTCGCGGGCTGGCCATCCTTCTCGTCCTGATCTTTCACTTTTCCCAAGTCGCTTACGATCCGGCGGCGAAGGGACTTCAAAGCCTGGTCCAGCGTGTCATGGGTGCCGGTTGGGTCGGGGTCGATTTGTTTTTCGTGCTTTCGGGCTTCCTCATCACCTCCATTCTTTGTGAAGCCGTCGGCACGAAGGGCTACTTTAAAAACTTCTACGCCCGCCGAACGCTCCGCATCTTCCCGCTTTACTTCGGAACCCTTCTGGTCGCATTCGTGATCCTGCCACTGGTGTTTGGTCGCGACCCGGCGTACGAGCACGTTTATAAGGACCAATGGGCCCTCTGGCTCTACGTTCAGAACTTCATCCAGATCGACTGGTTGGCATTCTCGCACTTCTGGTCGCTTGCTGTTGAAGAGCACTTTTACCTGGTGTGGCCGGCCGTTCTGTTCTTCTGCGGGCGGCGTGGCGCGATGGTGGCTTGCGTGCTGATGATCGCCGGCGCACTGGCCATTCGCATCGGCCGCGTCACAATGCTCCCGAGCACTTACATCAACGCCCAGATGACCTACCTCTGGACGATCTGCAGGATGGACTCGCTCGCGATCGGATCGCTGCTGGCGCTGGCCGTCAACGGGATCGCCGCTGATCTGTCCCGCTTCAGGCGATTCGCCCCCTGGGTGCTGCTTGCTTCGATCGCGGGTTGCGGAGCGATGGTGGCAAAGTACGGGTCGTTCTCCTACCAGCCACACAAGTTGATCCAGGCCGTCGGCTACACGACCGTCGCTGTTGGTGCTGCGGCACTGCTGGTGCTCACGATCACTGCAAAGCCGGGGAACATTCTGACCCGGGTCTTTACTGCCACCAGCCTCCGGTTTTTAGGGAAGTACAGTTACGGCATTTACGTGATCCACAGCTTTCTGCACCACTGGATGATGCACGAGTATCCGCTGAAACGAATCCAGCAGATGGTCGGGTCATACTGGCTGGCGTACGTTGTTTACGTGGTGACGGCAATGCTGCTTTCGATCGGTCTGGCCCTGCTGAGCTGGCACCTTTATGAGAAGCACTTCCTGAAGCTCAAGAAGTACTTCGAGTACCGCGCCCCGACGATGGAAGGCTTTAAGCCCAACGAATCGATCGTCGCAAAAACCTGA
- a CDS encoding 2OG-Fe(II) oxygenase → MSLDLINPIDKNALRNEFQNAKPVPWFKIDNFLKADFADACEAAFPTYDEVQKLGVTFTNINEKGKFQVSDSRKMPPALKQLNDLLNGKEFLELMEYVTGMPALLPDEKLVGGGLHSTGARGHLDVHLDFNQLKDRGWHRRLNILVYLNKGWKDDWGGEFELWDKDVQVCHKTFLPIFNRCVMFNTNEVSFHGVNAVKCPDGQARKSFAAYYYTEKAPAEFKEFHDTIFKARPDEKLKSVMMPVGQATKGIRKFLQRGASKLKSVVSGGK, encoded by the coding sequence ATGAGCCTGGATTTGATTAACCCGATCGACAAAAACGCGCTTCGCAACGAGTTCCAGAATGCCAAGCCGGTCCCCTGGTTCAAGATCGACAACTTCCTCAAGGCCGACTTCGCGGATGCGTGCGAGGCAGCTTTCCCGACGTACGACGAGGTGCAGAAGCTGGGTGTCACCTTCACGAACATCAACGAGAAGGGCAAGTTCCAGGTCTCCGACAGCCGTAAGATGCCGCCGGCGCTCAAGCAGCTCAACGATCTGCTTAACGGCAAAGAGTTTCTCGAACTGATGGAATACGTCACCGGCATGCCAGCCCTGTTGCCCGACGAGAAACTCGTCGGCGGCGGTCTGCATTCGACCGGTGCCCGCGGCCACCTCGACGTACACCTGGACTTCAATCAGCTGAAAGACCGCGGCTGGCACCGCCGGCTGAACATCCTCGTCTACCTCAATAAGGGCTGGAAGGATGACTGGGGTGGAGAGTTCGAGTTATGGGACAAAGACGTGCAGGTCTGTCACAAGACGTTCCTGCCGATCTTCAACCGCTGCGTGATGTTCAACACGAACGAAGTGAGCTTCCACGGCGTCAATGCCGTCAAGTGCCCGGACGGCCAGGCCCGCAAGAGCTTCGCCGCGTACTACTACACGGAGAAGGCACCTGCGGAGTTCAAGGAGTTCCACGACACGATCTTCAAGGCGCGTCCCGACGAGAAGCTCAAGAGCGTGATGATGCCCGTCGGCCAGGCGACCAAGGGAATCCGCAAGTTCCTCCAGCGCGGGGCGAGCAAGTTGAAGTCGGTCGTCAGCGGCGGCAAGTAG